TCAACTGCAACCCGGAGACGGTCTCCACCGACTACGACACCTCCGACCGGCTCTACTTCGAGCCGCTCACCTTCGAGGACGTGATGAACGTCGTGGAGCGCGAGCGGCCGCGGGGCGTCATCGTCCAGTTCGGCGGGCAGACGCCGCTCAAGCTGGTCGTCCCGCTCGAAAAGGCGGGCGTGCCCATCCTCGGCACGCCGCCGGACGCCATCGACCGCGCGGAGGACCGCAAGCGCTTCGCCGCGCTGCTCACCGACCTGCGGCTCCAGCAGGCCCCGGGCGAGACCGCGCGCTCGTACGACGAAGCCGAGCGGATCGCCGAGGGAATCGGCTACCCGGTGCTGGTCCGCCCCTCCTACGTGCTCGGCGGGCGGGCCATGCAGATCATCTGGGACCGCGAGGATCTCCAGCGCTACATGTCCGAGGCCGTGCGGGTGAGCGACGAGCACCCGGTCCTCGTGGACAAGTTCCTCGAGGACGCCATCGAGGTGGACGTGGACGCCATCGCGGACGCCGAGCGCGTCGTGGTGGGCGGCGTCATGGAGCACATCGAAAAAGCCGGGATCCACTCGGGCGACTCGGCCTGCGCCCTGCCCCCCTACTCGCTCGGCGACGACCAGATCGAGCGGATCAAGGTCCAGACCCGCGCCCTCGCCCGCGAGCTGGGCGTGATCGGGCTCCTCAACATCCAATTCGCGATCAAGAACGAGACGGTCTACGTGCTCGAGGTCAATCCGCGAGCCTCGCGTACCGTGCCGTTCGTCTCCAAGGCCATCGGCGTGCCGCTGGCGAAGCTCGCGACCAAGGTGATGCTGGGGCAGCGCCTGCGCGACCTCGGCTTCGCCGAGGAGCGCGAGGTGGGGCACATCGCGGTCAAGGAGGCGGTCTTCCCCTTCGTGAAGTTCCCGGGGGTGGACGTGGTCCTCGGGCCGGAGATGAAATCCACGGGCGAGGTCATGGGCATCGACCGCGACTTCCGCAAAGCCTATATCAAGGCGCAGATCGCCGCCGGCTCGCCGCTGCCGACGTCCGGCAAGGTGTTCCTCTCGGTCAAGAACCGCGACAAGCGCGCCGTGCTGCAGGCCGCCAAGCGGCTGGCCGAAATGGGCTTCTCGCTCGTGGCCACCGTCGGCACGGCCAAGCTCCTCAGGCGCCAGGGCATGACGGTCGAGTTGGTCCACAAGGTCAACGAAAGCCTGCGCCCCAACGTCGTGGACCTCATGAAGCGCGGCGAGATCGCCCTGGTCTTCAACACGCCGGAGGACGGCCGGGCCCGCAAGGACTCCTACCTCATACGCAGGACGGCGGTGACGCAGAACATCCCCTACTACACGACGGTGGACGGCGCCCAGGCGGCGGTCGGCGGCATCGAGGCGCTGCTCAAAGGAGAGATGACCGTGCAGCCGCTCCAGGACTACCATGCCCCGCGATCCTAAGGACCGGTTGCCCGCGGATCGGCTACCCGCGGATCGGCTAATAGTCGCGCTCGACGTCGACTCGCTCGACCGCGCGACCGGGCTCGTGGACGCGCTCGCCGGCCAGGTGACGCGCTTCAAGATCGGCTCGCAGCTCTTCACCGCCGCCGGCCCGGCCGTCGTCGACGCCGTGCGGAAGCGCGGCGGCCAGGTGTTCCTCGATCTCAAGTTCCACGACATCCCGAACACCATCGAAGGGGCGGCGCGAGAGGCCGTGAGGCTGGGCGTCTTCATGTTCAACGTCCACGCCTCGGGCGGGCGCGCCATGATGAGCGCAGCGTCCCGCGGCGCCGCCGAAGCCGCCCACACCCTCGGCCTTCCCCGCCCGCTCGTCATCGCGGTCACCGTGCTGACGAGCCTCGACCGCGCCGCGCTGGCGGGCGAGCTGCACGTCGCCTCCTCGGTCGAGGGGCACGTGCTCCACCTCTGTACGCTCGCGCGCGAGGCCGGGCTCGACGGCAACGTCGCCTCCCCGAACGAGATCCGCGCCATCCGGAACGCCATGGGGCACGGGTGGACCGTCGTCACGCCGGGCGTGCGGCCGGCAGGCAGCGAGCACCACGACCAGTCGCGCGTGGCCACGCCGCGGGCCGCGGTCGAGGCGGGGGCCGACTATCTCGTCGTGGGGCGCCCGATCACGGGCGCGGCCGACCCCGCCCGGGCGGCCGAGGGCATCCTGTCCGAGATGCGCGCATGAGCCCGAACACCGAGCACGCGGTGCTGATCCAGCGCCTCTTCGAGATCGGGACCATCCGCTTCGGCGAGTTCACCCTCAAATCCGGGATCAAGTCGCCCTTCTACATCGATCTCCGCGTGGTGATCTGCTACCCCGACGTCCTGCGGCGGATCGGCGTGCTCATGGCCGCCGAGGTGAGCCGCTGCGCGGGCGAACGCATCGCCGGCATCCCCTACGCGGGCCTGCCGCTCGCGGTCTCGGCATCCCTCGCCGGCAATTTGCCCCTCATCTACCCCCGGAAAGAAGAGAAGAGCTACGGCACCAAGCGGCGCATCGAGGGCGTGTTCAAGCCGGGGGACCGCGTGGTCCTGATCGACGACATCATCACGGACGGCGGCAGCAAGTTCGAGGCGATCGAGGTGCTCGAGGAGGCGGGGCTCATCGTCAAGGACCTCGTCATCCTGATCGACCGCGAGCAGGGCGGCCGCGAGCTCCTCGCCTCCAAGGGGTACGCGCTCCACACCATCCTGACCATCTCCCAGTGCTTCGACGAATGGGAGCGCACGGGAGCGGTGGACGCGGCCTCGATCGCGCAATCCCGCGAGTTCATCAAGGCCAGCCGGTTCGCTTGATGGCCCCCGTTGGCGATGGCGTAGGCGACGGCGTCGGCGAGGTGCTGCTGGACGAATCGGCGATCCGCGCGGAGGTGGCGCGGCTGGCCCTCCAAATCTCGGCCGACTACGCCGACAAGCCCCTCCACCTGGTCGGCGTGCTCAAAGGCGCCGCCGTCTTCCTCGCGGACCTGCTGCGCGCTCTCACGGTGCCGGCGACGCTCGACTTCATCTCCATCGTCCCGTATGGCCAGGTGACGACCTCCGGAGTCGTCCGCATCAGGAAAGACCTCGACGAGCCGCTCGAGGGCAAGGACGTCCTCGTGGTCGAAGGTATCTGCGCCAGCGGCCTCAGCCTCTCCTATCTCCTGCGCAACTTCCAGACGCGCCGGCCCGCCTCGCTCCGGACCTGCGCTTTCGTCGTCAAGCGGCGCGCGCGGCCCGCCGACGTCACCCTGCACTATGTCGGCCGCGAGATCCCGGACGTCTTCGTGGTCGGCTACGGCCTCGACGCGCAGGAGCAGTATCGCAATCTCCCGTACATCGCCCGCCTCGCCTAGTCCCAGCCTCTCCAGCTCGCCGGCTTTATTCAGCCCTCGCCTCGGGCTCCGCCCTCAGCTCGAACTGCCACGCCCGCCTCGCCTAGCAGGCCGCTGAAGAACCCGCAGGCGGCTCAAAAAGGTCCAGATGCGAGGCGACGCCCCGCTGTTCGAGTTGAGCGACGGCGTATGCCGTCGTGAGACGAGGGCTGAGTTGATTCCGCACGCGTACGACTATCTCAGCCCTCGCCTCGTGGCACCGCCACTCAGCTCGAACGGCCACGAGCGTGCGACCGAGGGCGTCAACGAAGCAGATGGGCCTTTTTCAGCCGCCTGCTAGCCGCTTGACGAAGACGCGCGCGCGAGGGGACACTCTCGACGTGGACTTTTACGCGCGGCTGACCCGCACCTGCCTGGCCGTGGCGACCCTGGCGCTCCTCGCTCCCGCGCCCGGCGCGCGCGCCGCCGACCCACAGGTCGGCCAGACGGTGGTCAAGAGCGGCCCCGCCGTGGCCAGCGACCTGTACGCCTTCGGCGGCGGGGTGGACATCCAGGCCGACGTGGAGGGCGACCTCGTCGCGGCCGGAGGCCGCGTCGTCACCGCCGGGCGCGTCGAAGGCAACCTCATCGCCGTCGCCGGCTCCGTCGTCGCCGGGGGCAACGTCGTCCGCAACGTGCGCGCAGCCGGCGGCGCCGTCACGATCACTGGGCACGTCGCGCGCAACCTGAACGCGGGCGGCGGCACGGTGGTCCTGACTCCCGAGGCGGTCATAGACGGGCGCGCACGCCTGGTCGGCGGCGAGGTGCGCGTAGGCGGAAGGATCGCGAAAAAGCTGTACGCGGCGGGCGCCGTGATCGTGCTCGCGGGAGAGTTCCAGGGCGACGTCGAGCTGGTCGCCCAGGAGATCGAAGTGCTCCCGACGGCGCGCATCAAGGGCAGCTTGACGTACTGGAGCCCGCGGGACGCAAAGATCGACCGCAAGGCGAAGATCCAGGGCCGGGTCACCCACAACCTGCCGGAGCTGCCGCGCGCGCTTACGCGCACCGGCACGGCCCTCCTCACCGTCTCGCGCCTCCTCTTCATGGCGGGACTGATCGTGACGGGAGTCGCCCTCTACCTGCTCTTCCCCGGCTTCACGGTGCTCGCCTCGCACACCATCGGCTCGGACCCGGCCAAGAGTCTCGGCATCGGCCTCCTGTTCGTCGTCGCCATACCGGTGGCCGCGATCCTGACCATGCTCACGATCCTCGGCATCCCGCTCGGGCTCATCCTCTTCGTGCTCTACTTCGCGGCGCTGCTCGTGGGATTTCTCGTGACGGTCTTCTTCCTGGGTGATGTCGGCGCCCGCACCTTCCTCCGCCACGGGCGGCGATCCAGGACCACGCGGGTGCTGTGGCTCATCCTGGCCCTGGCCGTCCTGGCGCTCGTCAACCAGCTGCCGTTCGTGGGCGGAGTCGTCATGGCGGCGGCGGTGCTGGTAGGGCTGGGCGCGATGAGCCTACACGTCTGGCGCCACTGGGGCGACCCCGACACGCCAAGCGCAGACACCTAGCAGCACACCGAAGAACTCTCAGCCTGCTAGCGCTTCTGGTACTCGGGGCGCCAGCGGAGCAGGCGCGTCTCGATCTGCCTGATGCCGAGCGCCATCACGATGCCGATCGCGCCCAAGACGAAGAGCGCCACCATCATGTCGGCGGAGTTGAGCGTGCCGAGCGATTGGATGATGAGGTAGCCGAGCCCCCCGCCCGACTCGCCGCCGATGAACTCGCCCACGACCACGCCGATCAGCGCGAAGGAGATGGACGGCGTCAGCGACGCGAAGGTCCAGGCAAGCGTCGAGGGCACGATCACGGTGCGCATGATCTGCCCGTCGCCGGCGCCGAGGAAGCGGGCGCTGTGGATGAGGTCGGCGTCCACGCTCCGCGCGCCCTGGAACGTGTTGAAGAACACGATGAAGAAGACGATGCTCCAGGCGAGCACGATCTTGGCGAGCAGGCCGAAGCCGAAGATCATGGTGATGAGCGGGACCAGGGCGATGCGCGGCAGCGAGTTGAAGGCCACGATGAACGGGTCGAAGATCCGCGCGATCCGGTCGCTTCGCCCCAGCACCAACCCCGCGGCGAAGCCTGTGGTGATGCCGACCAGAAAGCCCCAGAGGGTGGACTGTATGGTCGAGAGCGCCATCTGCCAGATGGTCAGGCGGACCTTGTCCGACGTCAGGTACAGGAAGCGCTGCGCGATCACGGACGGCCGGCTGATGAAGAAGGGGTCGATCCAGTAGAGCCCCGGCGTCTTCGAGATGGCCTTGATGCCGGTCAGGTACTCCCAGGCCCCGAGAAAGACCACGAGGATGCCGAGCCGCCACGCCCACACGCTCCAGCGATCCCTTGTCTTCATTCAACCCTCGCCTCGCCGCTGATCCACTCGGGCCTCGCCTCGCGACGGCCAGAGACCGCCCCTCAGCTCGAACAGCGGGCCGCGTCTCAGCTCGAACATCACGCGCGCTCCTGGAATTCCTCGCCGAGCGCGTGCCAGATCTCGCCGTACTCGCGCAGGTACTCGGCCGTCTCGCGCAAGCGAATCACGTCGCGCGGCCGCGGCAGCATCACGTCGTAGACCAGCTTGACGCGCCCAGGCCGCCGCGTCATGACGACGATGCGGTCGGCGAGCGTGATGGCCTCCGAGAGGTCGTGGGTGACGAAGACCACCGTCTGCTGCCGGGCGCCCCAGAGTGAGAGCAGCTCGGCGTGGAGGTTGAGCTTGGTGTGGGTGTCGAGGGCGCCGAAGGGCTCGTCCATCAAGAGGATCTCGGGGTTGACGACCAGCGAGCGCATGAGGGCCACGCGCTGGCGCATCCCGCCGGAGAGCGTCGCGGGGAAGGCGTCCTCGAAGCCCTCGAGCCCCGCGAGCGCAACCGCCTCGGTCACCCGCGAGCGGATCTCCGCAGTCGCCACACCCCGGTACTGGAGGCCGAGGGCGATATTCTGCGCCACGGTGCGCCACGGAAACACCGTGTCCTTCTGGAAGACGTAGCCCACCTGCTTGCCTGCGCGCGGGCCCACGCGCTCGCCGTCGACCAGGATCTCGCCGCCGGAGGGCGCGATGAGCGAGCCGATCATGTTGAGGATGGTGGACTTGCCGCAGCCGGAGGGGCCGACGATGGCCACGAACTCCTTGTCGTGGACGTCGAAGGACACGCGGGACACTGCCGGGACCTCTCGAGAGCCCGTGTCGAAGGTCTTCGAGAGGTCCCGAATCGCGATGCGGACGAGCGGCACTACTTGTACTTGGCCTGCGCCTTCTTGACGAAGGACATGTCCACCGCCTGCTTGAAGGGAATGGGTTTCTCCACCGCGAGCGGCACCCACACCTTCATCCCGCGCTCGTAGTCCTTCTCCTCGATGATGAAGTCCCAGTCGAAGATGGTCCGGTAGTAGCGCACGGACTCCAGGATGTCTTCGCGGGTGTAGGTGGAGAGGTAGGGCTTCTGGAGCAGGTCCACGACCTCGTCGTCCTTGGCCTTGCGGATCCACTGCTGCGCCCGGTAGCACGCGTTGACGTAGCCCTGCACCAGGTCCGGCGACTTCTCGATCGTCTCCTTCAGCACGTACCCCACCGTCACCGGGATCGGTCCGCCGAACACGCGGTTCCACGACTTCTCGTCCTGGACGTCGTAGATGGGCTGGCCGAAGCCCTGGCCGACGGCCTTGGACTGCCACTCGGGCACGGCCATGATGGCGTCGAACTTACCGGCCTTGAGCCCGCCGAGGATGGTCAGGTCACCGCCGCCGCCGACCCACTCGACGGAGTCGTTGACGGGCTTGCCGTCGGCGGCCTTCGTGTTCTTGAGCACGTAGACGCCGTAGACGTAGGTGCCCGAGCCGATGGCCGTCGCCGCGATCACCGCCTTGCGGCCCACCAGCTTCTGATCGGCCAGCGCCTCGACGCTCTTGACGCCCTTGTCGAAGAGCTCCTTGCGCACGACGATGTTGGCGTAGGAGCAGCGCGTGTCGGTGGCGAAGATCATGAGGGCGTCCTTGCCCTTCTCCGTGATCTTCAGCGGGTGGTTCGAGTCGCCGAGGGCGAACAGCACCTGCCCCGCCGCGAGCGCCTGGACGACCTTGGCGCCGCCGCCCGGGACGATAAAGTCGGGAGTCTTGAGCCCTTCCTCCTCGAAGAACTTCTTCTGCGCGGCGACCAGGTGCTGGCCGTAGACGAACGTCGAGACGCTGTGGGAGGCCGTGATCGTCTTGAGCCCCTGGCCATGTCCGAGCGCGGGCCAGCCGGCAGCGGCCATGCCGCCGAACAGCCCGGCAGTCTTGAGAAAATCGCGGCGCGACGGGGCCGCGGTGTCGAGCTTTCGTGCCATGGGGAATTCCTCCATGAGGTCGGTGGGGAAACTGGCGGGCACTGTACACCTGCCTACGATGCCGTGTCAATCGCGCATTGGCCCAAACACATTGACACCAAAGGTTTTTTGGGCTATTCTCCGTCAGTGGAATCGGCGATTCCCTCCCCCTCCACTGACTGGTAGAGGCCCCTATGATCCGCAGCATGACCGGGTATGGCCACGCCGAAGTCGCAGGGGTCCGCTTGAGCCTGTCTGTGGAGTGCAAGTCGCTCAACCACCGCCACCTCGACATCGCGCTGCGGCTGCCGCGCGGCCTCTCGGCGTTGGAGCTCGACGCGCGGCGCGTGATCCAGGGCGCGGTCCAGCGCGGCCGGGTCGAGGTCGGCGTGAGCGTGGCCCCGATCGAAGGCGCGCCCTCGGCCGACCTCACGATCAACATGGCGCAAGCGCGCGCGTACATCGAGATGGCCCGCAGGGCCGGCGACGAGCTCAAGCTGGGCGGGATCCCGACGCTCCAGTGGATGCTCGAGCAACCGGGCGTGATCACGCGTGAGGAGCAGGTGCCGCTGTCTCCCGAAGAGGGCTGGCCGCTTCTCCACGATGGGCTCGCCAAGGCGCTGGCAGAGCTCCGCGCGCGGCGCGACACCGAGGGCGCGGCACTCGACAAGGAGCTGCGCGCGCTGTTGGCGGCCATGGGCGAGCAGGTGGGCGTGATGGCGGCGCGCGGGCCGGCGGCGACCGAGCGCAAGCAGCAGCGGCTCCGCGAGCGCATCCAGGCGCTGCTCGGCGCGACGCCGCTCGACGAGGGGCGCCTCGCCACCGAGGTCGCGATGTGGGCCGAGAAGAGCGACATCACCGAAGAGCTGGCGCGCCTCCGGGCGCACATGGACGAGTTCGCGCGGCTGCTCGACGAGGGCGGCGCCGTGGGGCGCACGCTCGACTTCCTGATCCAGGAGATGAACCGCGAGGTGAACACGGTCGGCTCCAAGGCGGACGACCTCGAGCTCTCGCAGGCCGCCATCGCCGCCAAGTCCACCCTCGAAAAACTGCGCGAGCAAGCGCAGAACATCGAATAAGGCAAGTGCTGAGATAGATGGAGCTGATCAAGCGGCGCGGCGCGCTGGTCGTGGTCTCGGCTCCCTCGGGGGCCGGCAAGACCACGCTCTGTCACGAGGTGCGCCGCCTGGTGCCCGACCTCTTCTACTCGGTCTCGCACACGACACGCCTGCCGCGCGCGGGCGAGGTCAACGGCACCGACTTCCACTTCGTGAGCGAGGCCGAGTTCCTCGACATGCGCGACCGGGACGAGTTCGCGGAGTGGGCGGAGGTTCACGGCAACTACTACGGCACGCCGGTGAGGGCGCTCGAGGGCGCGCTCAGCCGCGGGCTCGACGTGCTGCTCGATATCGACACGCACGGCGCCCGGCAGCTGCGCCAGCGGTACCCCGAAGCGGTCTCGATCTTCATCATGGCGCCGTCCATGAAGGAGCTCGAGGCGCGGCTCAGGGAGCGCAACAGCGACGCGCCGGTCGAGATCGCCCGCCGGCTCACCCGGGCACGCGAGGAGATCTCGGCCTGGCGGCAGTACGATTACCTGATCATCAATCGCGACGTGAAGGAGGCCGTGGACCAGCTCGCCACCGTCATCCAGGCGGAGCGCTGGCGCACGAGCCGGCTGACTCTCAAATTTCCCGACGTGGAGGTTCCAGAGTAATGGCATTCCCCTCGCTCGAGCAGTCCCTGGACAAGGTATCGAACCGCTACCTGCTGGTGGTCCTGGCGGCCAAGCGCGCGCGCCAACTCAACCGCGGCGCGGCGGCGCAGGTCGAGACCAAGCACAAGAAGCCGACCTGCACGGCCCTCGAGGAGATCGCCGAGGCCAAGATCGGCTACCGCGTCCGCGAAGAGGACGCCCCGAAGGAGTAGTCGGCCGTGACGCTCGCGGGCAAGCAGATCATTCTCGGCATCACGGGCAGCATCGCCGCCTACAAGGCGGTGCTGCTGCTGCGTGAGCTGACCGCGCGCGGCGCCGAGGTGTCCGTGGTCATGACGGCCGGCGCCGAGCACTTCGTCGCCCCCCTCACCTTCCGGACGCTGTCGGGCCGGCCGGTGCTGTCGAACCTCTTCGATCCGCAGAGCGACGACGCGGTCGAGCACGTGGCGCTGGCCGAGCGGGCGCATGCCTTCGTCGTGGCGCCGGCCACGGCCAATGTCCTGGCCAAGGCCGCCCACGGCATCGCCGACGACTTCCTCACCACGCTCCTGCTGGCGGCCCGGTGCCCCGTTCTCATGGCCCCTGCCATGGACGGCGGCATGTGGGACCACGCCGCCGTGCAGGCCAACGTCGCCACCCTGCGCGAGCGGGGCGTGAGCGTCCTCGAGCCCGACGCGGGCGCGCTCGCCTCGGGGTCGAGCGGCAGAGGCCGGCTGCCCGAGATCGAGGTGATCGTCGAAGAAGTCGAGCGCCTGCTCACGCCCGTCCGCGACCTCGCCGGCGAGCGCGTGCTCGTCACCTCGGGGCCGACCCGCGAGCCCATCGATCCCGTGCGCTACCTCTCGAACCGCTCCTCGGGCAAGATGGGCCACGCCGTGGCGACCGCGGCGCTCCGGCGCGGCGCGGAAGTCGTGCTGATCTCGGGGCCGACGGCGCTCAAACCGCCCGCGGGTGCGGTCTACGTCCCCGTGCAGACGGCCGAGGAGATGCGCGAGGCCGCGCTCCAGCACCTGGGTACCGCGACCGTCGTCATCAAGGCCGCCGCCGTCGCCGACTACCGCGTGGAGCGGCCGAGCGCGACCAAGATCAAGTCCGGCGGCAAGCGCGACGGGTGGAGCCTCGATCTCGTGCCCAACCCCGACATCCTGAAAGAGCTGGCGCAGAAGAAGGGCGGCGCCTTTCTCGTGGGCTTCGCCGCCGAGACCAACGACGTACGGACGCACGCCGCCGACAAGCTCCGCGCCAAGGGCATCGATCTCCTCGTCGCCAACGACGTCAGCCAGCACGGCATCGGCTTCGAGGCCGACGACAACCAGGTCATCCTGCTGGACCGCTGGGGCGGGGCGCTCGACCTGCCGCGCATGACCAAGATCCAGGTGGCGCACGCCATCCTGGACCGCGTGCTGGCGCTGCGCGCGGCCCCGAAGCCTCGC
The Candidatus Rokuibacteriota bacterium genome window above contains:
- the hpt gene encoding hypoxanthine phosphoribosyltransferase, whose amino-acid sequence is MAPVGDGVGDGVGEVLLDESAIRAEVARLALQISADYADKPLHLVGVLKGAAVFLADLLRALTVPATLDFISIVPYGQVTTSGVVRIRKDLDEPLEGKDVLVVEGICASGLSLSYLLRNFQTRRPASLRTCAFVVKRRARPADVTLHYVGREIPDVFVVGYGLDAQEQYRNLPYIARLA
- the gmk gene encoding guanylate kinase, with protein sequence MKRRGALVVVSAPSGAGKTTLCHEVRRLVPDLFYSVSHTTRLPRAGEVNGTDFHFVSEAEFLDMRDRDEFAEWAEVHGNYYGTPVRALEGALSRGLDVLLDIDTHGARQLRQRYPEAVSIFIMAPSMKELEARLRERNSDAPVEIARRLTRAREEISAWRQYDYLIINRDVKEAVDQLATVIQAERWRTSRLTLKFPDVEVPE
- the coaBC gene encoding bifunctional phosphopantothenoylcysteine decarboxylase/phosphopantothenate--cysteine ligase CoaBC, whose translation is MTLAGKQIILGITGSIAAYKAVLLLRELTARGAEVSVVMTAGAEHFVAPLTFRTLSGRPVLSNLFDPQSDDAVEHVALAERAHAFVVAPATANVLAKAAHGIADDFLTTLLLAARCPVLMAPAMDGGMWDHAAVQANVATLRERGVSVLEPDAGALASGSSGRGRLPEIEVIVEEVERLLTPVRDLAGERVLVTSGPTREPIDPVRYLSNRSSGKMGHAVATAALRRGAEVVLISGPTALKPPAGAVYVPVQTAEEMREAALQHLGTATVVIKAAAVADYRVERPSATKIKSGGKRDGWSLDLVPNPDILKELAQKKGGAFLVGFAAETNDVRTHAADKLRAKGIDLLVANDVSQHGIGFEADDNQVILLDRWGGALDLPRMTKIQVAHAILDRVLALRAAPKPRRTPSR
- the rpoZ gene encoding DNA-directed RNA polymerase subunit omega; its protein translation is MAFPSLEQSLDKVSNRYLLVVLAAKRARQLNRGAAAQVETKHKKPTCTALEEIAEAKIGYRVREEDAPKE
- a CDS encoding ABC transporter permease; translation: MKTRDRWSVWAWRLGILVVFLGAWEYLTGIKAISKTPGLYWIDPFFISRPSVIAQRFLYLTSDKVRLTIWQMALSTIQSTLWGFLVGITTGFAAGLVLGRSDRIARIFDPFIVAFNSLPRIALVPLITMIFGFGLLAKIVLAWSIVFFIVFFNTFQGARSVDADLIHSARFLGAGDGQIMRTVIVPSTLAWTFASLTPSISFALIGVVVGEFIGGESGGGLGYLIIQSLGTLNSADMMVALFVLGAIGIVMALGIRQIETRLLRWRPEYQKR
- the pyrE gene encoding orotate phosphoribosyltransferase encodes the protein MSPNTEHAVLIQRLFEIGTIRFGEFTLKSGIKSPFYIDLRVVICYPDVLRRIGVLMAAEVSRCAGERIAGIPYAGLPLAVSASLAGNLPLIYPRKEEKSYGTKRRIEGVFKPGDRVVLIDDIITDGGSKFEAIEVLEEAGLIVKDLVILIDREQGGRELLASKGYALHTILTISQCFDEWERTGAVDAASIAQSREFIKASRFA
- the pyrF gene encoding orotidine-5'-phosphate decarboxylase, which gives rise to MPRDPKDRLPADRLPADRLIVALDVDSLDRATGLVDALAGQVTRFKIGSQLFTAAGPAVVDAVRKRGGQVFLDLKFHDIPNTIEGAAREAVRLGVFMFNVHASGGRAMMSAASRGAAEAAHTLGLPRPLVIAVTVLTSLDRAALAGELHVASSVEGHVLHLCTLAREAGLDGNVASPNEIRAIRNAMGHGWTVVTPGVRPAGSEHHDQSRVATPRAAVEAGADYLVVGRPITGAADPARAAEGILSEMRA
- a CDS encoding ABC transporter substrate-binding protein, which translates into the protein MARKLDTAAPSRRDFLKTAGLFGGMAAAGWPALGHGQGLKTITASHSVSTFVYGQHLVAAQKKFFEEEGLKTPDFIVPGGGAKVVQALAAGQVLFALGDSNHPLKITEKGKDALMIFATDTRCSYANIVVRKELFDKGVKSVEALADQKLVGRKAVIAATAIGSGTYVYGVYVLKNTKAADGKPVNDSVEWVGGGGDLTILGGLKAGKFDAIMAVPEWQSKAVGQGFGQPIYDVQDEKSWNRVFGGPIPVTVGYVLKETIEKSPDLVQGYVNACYRAQQWIRKAKDDEVVDLLQKPYLSTYTREDILESVRYYRTIFDWDFIIEEKDYERGMKVWVPLAVEKPIPFKQAVDMSFVKKAQAKYK
- a CDS encoding ABC transporter ATP-binding protein, whose protein sequence is MAIRDLSKTFDTGSREVPAVSRVSFDVHDKEFVAIVGPSGCGKSTILNMIGSLIAPSGGEILVDGERVGPRAGKQVGYVFQKDTVFPWRTVAQNIALGLQYRGVATAEIRSRVTEAVALAGLEGFEDAFPATLSGGMRQRVALMRSLVVNPEILLMDEPFGALDTHTKLNLHAELLSLWGARQQTVVFVTHDLSEAITLADRIVVMTRRPGRVKLVYDVMLPRPRDVIRLRETAEYLREYGEIWHALGEEFQERA
- a CDS encoding YicC/YloC family endoribonuclease yields the protein MIRSMTGYGHAEVAGVRLSLSVECKSLNHRHLDIALRLPRGLSALELDARRVIQGAVQRGRVEVGVSVAPIEGAPSADLTINMAQARAYIEMARRAGDELKLGGIPTLQWMLEQPGVITREEQVPLSPEEGWPLLHDGLAKALAELRARRDTEGAALDKELRALLAAMGEQVGVMAARGPAATERKQQRLRERIQALLGATPLDEGRLATEVAMWAEKSDITEELARLRAHMDEFARLLDEGGAVGRTLDFLIQEMNREVNTVGSKADDLELSQAAIAAKSTLEKLREQAQNIE